From the Flavobacterium galactosidilyticum genome, one window contains:
- the ribB gene encoding 3,4-dihydroxy-2-butanone-4-phosphate synthase, with product MDLNKIHLNTIEEAIEDIRQGKIIIVVDDEDRENEGDFLAAAEKVTPEMINFMATHGRGLICAPLTESRCKELGLHVMVTNNTDPMETAFTVSVDLRGNGVTTGISAADRAKTVLSLVNSDTKPHDLARPGHIFPLIAKQGGVLRRTGHTEAAIDFARLAGFKSAGVIVEIMNEDGTMARLPQLVEVAKKFDLKLVSIEALVAYRMQHDSLIIKKEDFDIQTRFGTFRLRAYQQTTNKQIHIALTKGTWNLGEAILTRINSSQVNNDILGTLTNNADQQLDDMFKTINEQGKGAVIFINQDMQSVNLLNRITELKELQAAGELKAPKIKIDNKDFGIGAQILHDIDISKIRLVSNTEQGKRVGMIGYGLEITEYVRY from the coding sequence ATGGATTTAAATAAAATACACCTCAACACAATTGAAGAAGCAATTGAAGATATTCGTCAAGGAAAAATTATAATTGTTGTTGATGATGAAGATCGTGAAAATGAAGGTGATTTTTTGGCAGCAGCCGAAAAAGTAACTCCCGAAATGATAAATTTTATGGCTACGCACGGACGAGGATTAATCTGTGCTCCTTTGACGGAAAGCCGTTGCAAAGAACTAGGTTTGCATGTTATGGTTACCAATAATACGGATCCAATGGAAACTGCTTTTACAGTTTCAGTAGATTTAAGAGGAAACGGAGTAACTACTGGAATATCAGCAGCCGATAGAGCTAAAACGGTATTGTCATTAGTAAATTCAGATACTAAACCACACGATTTAGCAAGGCCAGGACATATCTTTCCGCTTATTGCTAAACAGGGTGGTGTTTTACGACGAACTGGGCATACAGAAGCAGCAATTGACTTTGCGCGTTTAGCTGGATTTAAATCAGCAGGTGTTATTGTAGAAATCATGAATGAAGATGGAACTATGGCTCGCCTACCGCAATTAGTAGAAGTAGCTAAAAAGTTTGACTTAAAATTAGTTTCTATCGAAGCCCTTGTTGCCTATCGTATGCAGCACGACAGCCTTATTATCAAGAAAGAAGATTTTGATATCCAAACTCGTTTTGGAACTTTTCGTTTAAGAGCTTATCAACAAACGACAAATAAGCAAATTCATATTGCGTTGACTAAAGGGACTTGGAACTTAGGAGAGGCTATTTTGACAAGAATTAATTCTTCGCAGGTAAATAATGACATCTTAGGCACCTTAACTAACAATGCAGATCAGCAACTTGACGATATGTTTAAAACAATCAATGAGCAAGGAAAAGGCGCTGTTATCTTCATTAACCAAGATATGCAATCGGTAAATTTACTAAATCGTATTACAGAATTGAAAGAATTGCAAGCAGCTGGTGAATTGAAAGCACCAAAAATTAAAATCGATAATAAAGATTTTGGTATTGGGGCGCAAATTCTACATGATATTGATATTTCTAAAATTAGATTGGTCTCTAATACCGAGCAAGGAAAACGTGTAGGAATGATTGGTTATGGACTTGAAATAACAGAATACGTACGTTATTAG
- a CDS encoding DNA translocase FtsK has product MAKTTKTAPLNKKTDSKSVVKTPFKLTKQHKFVIGSLVVLFSIALLFAFISFFIYGKQDQSAVHELTNRSEVVENWLGKFGAYLADLLIYRGFGLAAFIFVRLFFLSGIYMVLDISVRKLKNIWFWDLFVIIIISVLFGFFATSAPELGGTIGYELNLFFQDYLGKTGTLLILIFGLIIYIIFKMKLSPENIQSFFNDTKNEIKSVSITNPLNNKKGDYNLEEFAVVEEELDDIHLKTNGSQFEINKEALKPTISNSSDINRDPVVKPIAMEITPPPLPTVMSTVDDSFVIETAPEEDIVEENLASRLVADFGLFDPTLDLSNYKFPTIDLLKEYSTGGITINQEELEENKNRIVDTLRNYKIEIAQIKATVGPSVTLYEIVPEAGIRISKIKSLEDDIALSLSALGIRIIAPIPGKGTIGIEVPNKNPTMVSMKSVIGSAKFQEAEMELPIALGKTISNETFVVDLAKMPHLLMAGATGQGKSVGLNAVLTSLLYKKHPAEVKFVLVDPKKVELTLFNKIERHYLAKLPDMDDAIITDNAKVVNTLNSLCVEMDNRYSLLKDAMVRNIKEYNDKFKARKLNPENGHRFLPYIVLVVDEFADLIMTAGKEVEVPIARLAQLARAIGIHLIIATQRPSVNVITGLIKANFPARIAFRVTSKIDSRTILDTQGADQLIGRGDMLYTNGNDVVRVQCAFIDTPEVEKITEFIGSQKAYTTAYLLPEFIGEDSGINLDMDISDRDTLFREAAEIIVNAQQGSASLLQRKLKLGYNRAGRLIDQLEAAGIVGPFEGSKARSVNILDMSSLDQFFNNEQNK; this is encoded by the coding sequence ATGGCAAAGACAACAAAAACAGCCCCTTTAAATAAAAAAACAGATTCTAAATCCGTAGTAAAAACTCCCTTTAAACTAACGAAACAACATAAATTTGTTATTGGTTCATTAGTGGTATTATTTTCTATTGCTTTATTATTTGCTTTTATCTCGTTTTTCATATACGGAAAACAGGATCAGAGTGCTGTTCATGAATTAACCAACCGTTCAGAAGTGGTTGAAAACTGGCTGGGTAAATTTGGCGCTTACTTGGCTGATTTACTAATTTACCGCGGTTTTGGACTTGCCGCATTTATATTTGTGCGTTTATTTTTCCTTTCTGGAATTTATATGGTATTGGATATTAGTGTTCGAAAATTGAAAAACATCTGGTTTTGGGATTTATTTGTAATCATTATTATATCCGTATTGTTTGGTTTTTTTGCCACTTCTGCACCAGAATTAGGAGGAACAATTGGATATGAACTGAATTTATTTTTCCAAGATTATTTAGGAAAAACAGGGACATTATTGATTTTGATATTTGGATTAATTATATATATCATTTTCAAAATGAAACTTTCTCCGGAAAACATTCAGTCCTTTTTCAATGATACTAAAAACGAGATTAAATCTGTTTCCATTACAAATCCTTTAAACAATAAAAAAGGAGATTATAATCTTGAAGAATTTGCGGTTGTTGAAGAAGAACTTGATGACATACATTTGAAAACTAATGGTTCTCAATTTGAAATCAACAAAGAGGCTTTGAAACCAACAATAAGTAATTCATCAGATATTAATAGAGATCCTGTTGTAAAACCAATTGCAATGGAAATCACTCCGCCGCCATTACCAACAGTAATGTCAACTGTCGACGACTCTTTTGTAATAGAAACAGCACCTGAAGAAGATATTGTCGAAGAAAATCTGGCCTCTCGTCTAGTTGCTGACTTTGGATTATTCGATCCAACATTGGATTTATCCAATTATAAATTCCCGACAATTGATTTATTAAAAGAATATTCGACTGGTGGAATTACAATCAATCAAGAAGAGTTAGAAGAAAATAAAAACCGAATTGTAGATACACTTCGCAATTACAAAATTGAAATTGCGCAGATAAAAGCAACAGTTGGACCATCGGTTACTTTATATGAAATTGTCCCTGAGGCAGGAATTCGTATTTCAAAAATCAAGAGTTTAGAGGATGATATCGCTTTATCACTGTCGGCATTAGGAATTCGTATCATCGCTCCTATTCCTGGAAAAGGAACGATAGGAATCGAGGTTCCCAATAAGAATCCTACGATGGTTTCAATGAAAAGTGTTATTGGCTCAGCCAAATTTCAAGAAGCAGAAATGGAGTTGCCAATTGCTCTTGGAAAAACAATTTCTAACGAAACTTTTGTAGTTGATTTAGCTAAAATGCCTCACTTACTAATGGCTGGAGCAACAGGTCAAGGAAAATCTGTTGGTTTGAATGCTGTCCTAACTTCGCTTTTATACAAGAAACATCCAGCTGAAGTTAAATTCGTATTGGTCGATCCTAAAAAAGTAGAATTGACACTTTTTAATAAAATCGAAAGACATTATTTAGCGAAACTTCCAGATATGGATGATGCTATTATCACTGATAATGCAAAAGTAGTAAATACATTAAATTCACTTTGTGTTGAAATGGACAACCGCTATTCCTTATTGAAAGATGCGATGGTGCGTAACATCAAAGAATACAATGACAAATTTAAGGCTAGAAAATTGAATCCTGAAAATGGACACCGTTTTCTTCCTTATATCGTGTTAGTCGTTGATGAGTTTGCCGATTTGATTATGACTGCAGGAAAAGAGGTAGAAGTTCCTATTGCACGATTAGCACAACTAGCCCGAGCAATTGGAATTCACTTAATTATTGCAACACAAAGACCATCGGTAAATGTAATTACAGGTTTGATAAAAGCCAACTTCCCTGCTAGAATAGCTTTTAGAGTTACTTCAAAAATCGACTCTCGCACTATTCTTGACACACAAGGGGCGGATCAATTAATTGGTCGTGGAGACATGCTTTACACTAATGGAAACGATGTGGTACGTGTACAGTGCGCATTCATTGATACACCAGAGGTTGAAAAAATAACAGAATTTATTGGTTCTCAAAAAGCATATACAACTGCTTATTTACTTCCAGAATTCATTGGAGAAGATAGTGGCATTAATCTTGATATGGATATATCGGACAGAGACACTTTATTTAGAGAAGCAGCTGAAATTATTGTAAATGCACAACAAGGATCAGCTTCACTGCTACAACGAAAACTAAAATTAGGATACAATAGAGCTGGTAGATTGATAGATCAACTGGAAGCTGCTGGAATTGTTGGTCCTTTTGAAGGTAGTAAAGCACGAAGTGTAAATATTCTAGATATGAGTTCTCTTGATCAATTTTTCAATAATGAACAAAATAAATAA
- a CDS encoding thioredoxin family protein — protein MLIELTEDTLQDLISKNEKVVVQFSASWCGNCRIMKPKFKKLASENEAITFALVDAENFPESRKLANVSNLPTFATFVNGKLVNETQTNKQEVLIDLVQEII, from the coding sequence ATGTTAATCGAATTAACCGAAGATACGTTACAAGATTTAATCTCAAAAAACGAGAAAGTAGTTGTTCAATTTTCAGCATCGTGGTGCGGAAACTGTAGAATTATGAAGCCAAAGTTCAAAAAATTAGCGAGTGAAAACGAAGCAATAACTTTTGCATTAGTTGACGCTGAGAATTTTCCTGAATCAAGAAAATTAGCTAATGTTAGTAATTTACCAACTTTTGCCACTTTTGTAAATGGTAAACTGGTAAACGAAACACAAACTAATAAGCAAGAAGTACTTATTGATTTAGTACAAGAAATTATATAA
- a CDS encoding LolA family protein, which translates to MGKRILLLTTLFLFGFSIQAQDKKAKDLLDQVTAKVRSYDNITIDFKYSLNNTKENINQDSKGNVTMKGNQYVLNFMGVTKVFDGKKTYTIVPEDEEITVSTVNEKDDSAITPSKMLTFFNTGYKYNMDILQNVKGRKIQYIKLVSTNPKDQRKEVLLGIDVQTKHIYNLIEVGKKGTKTTLTVNSFKTNQPLSKNQFTFAASKYPNYYINKLD; encoded by the coding sequence ATGGGTAAAAGAATCCTCTTATTAACAACTTTATTCCTTTTTGGATTTTCAATTCAAGCACAAGACAAAAAAGCAAAAGACCTCTTAGACCAAGTTACCGCTAAAGTTAGAAGTTACGACAACATTACAATTGACTTTAAATATTCGTTGAATAACACTAAAGAGAACATTAATCAGGATAGTAAAGGAAATGTTACTATGAAAGGAAATCAATATGTATTGAATTTCATGGGAGTTACAAAGGTTTTTGATGGTAAAAAAACATATACTATCGTACCTGAAGACGAGGAAATAACTGTTTCTACTGTTAATGAAAAAGACGATTCAGCGATTACACCTTCAAAAATGCTTACTTTTTTCAATACTGGATACAAGTATAATATGGATATATTGCAAAATGTAAAAGGAAGAAAGATTCAGTATATCAAATTGGTTTCTACAAATCCTAAGGACCAAAGAAAAGAAGTCCTTTTGGGAATCGATGTGCAAACAAAACACATTTACAATTTGATAGAAGTAGGTAAAAAAGGTACAAAAACAACATTAACGGTTAATTCTTTCAAAACCAACCAACCTTTGTCAAAAAATCAATTTACATTTGCGGCGAGTAAATATCCAAATTACTACATCAACAAATTAGATTAA
- a CDS encoding peroxiredoxin — protein sequence MSLVGKKFPSIAVDAISEMGDNLKINIFEEATKNNKKVLLFWYPKDFTFVCPTELHAFQAALPEFNKRNTIVIGASCDTNEVHFAWLNTPKNNGGIEGVTYPILADTNRNLSNILGILDIDSTEYSEETDSVIIEGSNVTFRATYLIDETGKIFHESVNDMPLGRNVNEYLRMVDAYTHIQEKGEVCPANWEAGKDAMSADRQSTAEYLSLN from the coding sequence ATGTCTTTAGTAGGAAAAAAATTCCCAAGTATTGCAGTTGATGCCATTTCAGAAATGGGTGATAATTTAAAAATAAACATCTTTGAAGAAGCTACAAAAAACAACAAAAAAGTACTTTTGTTTTGGTATCCAAAAGATTTTACATTTGTTTGCCCAACTGAACTACATGCTTTTCAAGCTGCTTTACCAGAATTTAATAAAAGAAATACAATAGTAATTGGAGCTTCTTGCGATACAAATGAAGTACACTTTGCTTGGTTAAACACTCCAAAAAACAACGGTGGAATTGAAGGTGTAACGTACCCAATTCTTGCTGATACAAACAGAAACTTATCTAACATTTTAGGTATTCTTGATATTGATTCAACTGAATATTCTGAAGAAACGGATTCAGTAATTATTGAAGGTTCTAATGTTACTTTTAGAGCTACCTACTTAATTGATGAAACTGGTAAAATTTTCCACGAAAGTGTAAACGATATGCCACTTGGTCGTAACGTAAACGAATACTTACGTATGGTTGATGCTTACACTCATATTCAAGAGAAAGGTGAAGTTTGTCCTGCAAACTGGGAAGCAGGAAAAGATGCAATGAGCGCTGACAGACAAAGTACTGCTGAATATTTAAGCTTAAACTAA
- the katG gene encoding catalase/peroxidase HPI translates to MENSNELGKCPFHQKDDISISVSNSQDWWPKSLNLDILSQHDSKTNPLGNDFNYAAEFKKLDLEALKNDLKKSMTESQDWWPADWGHYGGLMIRLAWHSAGTYRISDGRGGSGTGNQRFAPLNSWPDNGNLDKARRLLWPIKKKYGNKISWADLIVLAGNMAYESMGFKTFGFAGGRQDIWHPQKEVYWGAEKEWLAKSGSEGSRYSGERDLENPLAAVMMGLIYVNPEGVDGVPDPLKTAHDVRVTFERMAMNDEETCALIAGGHTVGKAHGNGDASKLGKEPEGGEIHDQGFGWINPSGNGANTITSGLEGSWTTHPTRWDNEYFHLLLTYDWELKKSPAGAWQWEPINIKDEDMPVDAFDPAVKRNPIMTDADMAMKMDPKYREISERFHRDPAYFNDVFARAWFKLTHRDLGPKNRYLGADVPSEELVWQDPIPTVDYTLSEAEIEELKVQLLNSGLTRVELINTAWDSARTFRGSDFRGGANGARIRLAPQKEWIANEPERLQKVITKLTEIQSGLTKKVSIADLIVLGGSAAIEKAAQDGGFNVKVPFYAGRGDSTDAQTDVESFAVLEPTNDAFRNFMKREYIVKPEELMLDKAQLLGLTAPEMTVLIGGMRVLGTNYNGTKLGVFTNNEGILTNDFFVNLTDMNYSWKSVGENLYNIVDRKTGVTKWTATRVDLIFGSNSILRSYAEIYAQDDNKEKFIQDFIKTWTKVMNLDRFDLN, encoded by the coding sequence ATGGAAAATTCGAATGAACTTGGCAAATGTCCTTTTCATCAAAAAGATGACATTTCAATAAGCGTATCTAATAGTCAAGATTGGTGGCCAAAATCACTAAACTTAGATATTTTAAGTCAACATGATTCCAAAACAAATCCATTAGGAAATGATTTTAATTATGCTGCAGAATTTAAAAAATTAGATTTAGAAGCATTAAAAAATGATTTAAAAAAGTCAATGACAGAAAGCCAAGATTGGTGGCCTGCAGATTGGGGTCATTATGGTGGATTAATGATTCGATTGGCTTGGCATTCGGCTGGAACGTACAGGATATCAGATGGTCGTGGTGGCAGTGGAACGGGAAATCAACGTTTTGCACCCTTAAACAGCTGGCCTGATAACGGAAACTTAGACAAAGCCAGAAGGTTATTATGGCCTATCAAGAAAAAATATGGTAATAAAATTTCATGGGCAGATTTAATTGTCTTAGCTGGAAACATGGCTTATGAATCAATGGGTTTCAAAACCTTTGGATTTGCTGGTGGACGACAAGATATTTGGCACCCACAAAAAGAAGTATATTGGGGAGCAGAAAAAGAATGGTTAGCAAAATCAGGGAGTGAAGGCAGCAGATATTCTGGAGAAAGAGACTTAGAAAATCCATTAGCAGCTGTAATGATGGGATTAATATATGTAAACCCAGAAGGAGTTGATGGCGTACCTGATCCTTTAAAAACAGCTCATGATGTTCGTGTTACTTTTGAAAGAATGGCTATGAACGATGAAGAAACCTGTGCATTGATTGCTGGAGGTCATACCGTTGGGAAAGCACACGGAAATGGAGATGCTTCTAAGCTAGGAAAAGAACCAGAAGGTGGTGAAATTCACGATCAAGGTTTTGGTTGGATAAATCCAAGCGGAAATGGCGCAAATACGATAACAAGTGGTTTAGAGGGTTCCTGGACAACACATCCTACGCGTTGGGATAATGAATATTTCCATTTACTTTTAACTTATGACTGGGAATTGAAAAAGAGTCCTGCCGGTGCTTGGCAATGGGAACCAATAAACATCAAAGATGAGGACATGCCTGTTGATGCTTTTGATCCTGCAGTAAAAAGAAATCCTATCATGACTGATGCCGATATGGCAATGAAAATGGATCCAAAATACAGAGAAATATCAGAGCGTTTCCACAGAGATCCAGCTTATTTTAATGATGTTTTTGCTAGAGCTTGGTTCAAATTAACACATAGAGATTTAGGTCCAAAAAACAGATATTTAGGTGCTGATGTTCCCTCAGAAGAGTTAGTTTGGCAAGATCCAATTCCAACAGTTGATTACACTTTATCAGAAGCTGAAATTGAAGAATTAAAAGTACAATTATTAAATAGCGGTTTAACAAGAGTCGAATTAATCAACACGGCTTGGGATAGCGCCAGAACGTTTAGAGGTTCTGATTTTAGGGGTGGTGCAAATGGTGCAAGAATTCGTTTAGCTCCTCAAAAAGAATGGATTGCAAATGAACCAGAAAGACTGCAAAAAGTAATAACAAAACTAACTGAAATCCAATCTGGATTAACTAAAAAAGTGAGTATTGCTGATTTAATTGTACTTGGCGGAAGTGCAGCAATTGAAAAAGCGGCTCAAGATGGAGGCTTTAATGTGAAAGTTCCTTTCTACGCAGGAAGAGGAGATTCAACTGATGCACAGACGGATGTAGAATCTTTTGCTGTTTTAGAACCAACTAATGACGCTTTTAGAAACTTCATGAAAAGAGAGTACATAGTAAAACCTGAAGAATTGATGTTAGATAAAGCACAACTTTTAGGATTAACAGCTCCAGAAATGACGGTCTTAATTGGTGGTATGCGTGTACTTGGCACTAACTACAATGGTACAAAACTGGGGGTTTTCACTAATAATGAAGGTATTTTGACTAATGATTTCTTTGTAAATTTAACCGATATGAACTACAGCTGGAAATCAGTTGGAGAAAATTTATACAACATAGTCGACAGAAAAACTGGAGTTACTAAATGGACCGCAACGCGAGTTGATTTAATATTTGGATCTAATTCGATTTTGAGATCTTATGCTGAAATATATGCACAAGATGACAATAAAGAAAAATTTATCCAAGACTTTATTAAAACTTGGACAAAAGTGATGAATTTAGATCGATTCGATTTGAATTAA
- a CDS encoding LptF/LptG family permease — translation MKILDKYLLKTFLTTFTTVFVILFFIFILQTVWLFISELAGKDLDLIMVFKFLGFSMPRIVPLVLPLSILLSSIMTFGNLAENYEFAAMKSSGISLQRAMRSLTIFILLLSIVAFFFANNVIPFAEYKFINFRKNIAQLKPALAIAEGQFNDVGFYNIKVNKKSGPEGNTLTGITIHKKSQNGDGNKTVIKAKNGELVSSEKSNILQLVLNEGYYYEDITPKSYVDREKMPFAKSSFKKQIINIDLSELNKVDINQESVANTNTMLNVNELNYTIDSLKTNMKADLIAFSDNSNAKVIFPTKNKLVVSSKKKPLPNDILSLYNNVEKSGILNSASSNLSNTMYSIESSNTEFLNKQKNINNHLLAVYDKFVIVFACFLMFFIGAPLGAIIRKGGLGLPIVFAILIFITFHFVNTFGKRLAQENGMTPFMGAWLSSFILTPLAILLTYRATNDIGLVNMDVILAPFQKLIKKILPSQN, via the coding sequence GTGAAAATTCTCGACAAATACTTATTAAAAACCTTCCTGACTACATTTACTACTGTATTTGTAATCCTATTTTTCATATTTATACTTCAAACCGTTTGGTTATTCATATCGGAATTAGCCGGGAAAGATTTAGACCTGATCATGGTTTTTAAATTTCTTGGCTTTTCTATGCCTAGAATTGTTCCATTAGTATTGCCGCTTTCGATATTATTGTCTTCCATAATGACTTTTGGAAATTTAGCTGAAAACTATGAATTTGCAGCGATGAAGTCTTCAGGGATTTCACTACAAAGAGCAATGAGAAGTTTAACTATATTTATTTTATTATTAAGTATAGTTGCTTTTTTCTTTGCTAATAATGTAATCCCATTTGCAGAATACAAGTTCATCAATTTTAGAAAAAACATTGCACAACTCAAGCCTGCTTTGGCTATAGCCGAAGGACAATTTAATGATGTTGGGTTTTATAATATCAAAGTCAATAAAAAAAGTGGTCCAGAAGGAAATACACTTACCGGAATTACCATTCATAAAAAATCACAAAATGGAGATGGAAACAAAACCGTTATTAAAGCTAAAAATGGAGAACTAGTAAGCAGCGAAAAATCTAACATTTTACAATTAGTGCTCAATGAAGGTTATTATTATGAAGACATAACCCCTAAGAGCTACGTAGACCGTGAAAAAATGCCTTTCGCGAAAAGCTCTTTCAAAAAGCAAATTATAAATATTGATTTATCAGAACTTAACAAAGTCGACATCAATCAGGAATCAGTTGCAAACACCAATACGATGCTTAATGTCAATGAACTAAATTACACCATAGATTCATTAAAAACGAACATGAAAGCGGATCTTATTGCTTTTTCAGATAACAGTAATGCTAAAGTGATTTTCCCAACTAAAAATAAATTAGTGGTAAGTTCGAAAAAAAAACCGCTCCCAAACGATATTTTGTCACTATATAATAATGTTGAGAAATCTGGAATTTTAAACTCAGCTAGCAGTAACTTGTCAAACACTATGTATTCGATAGAATCGTCAAATACTGAATTTCTTAACAAGCAAAAAAACATCAACAACCATTTACTTGCCGTTTACGACAAATTTGTAATTGTATTTGCCTGCTTTCTAATGTTTTTCATTGGCGCTCCTCTTGGCGCAATTATTAGAAAAGGTGGTCTAGGTTTGCCTATTGTATTTGCTATTTTAATATTTATAACTTTTCACTTTGTAAATACTTTTGGAAAGAGATTAGCTCAAGAAAACGGAATGACTCCATTTATGGGAGCTTGGTTATCTTCATTTATTTTGACTCCATTAGCCATTTTGTTAACTTATAGAGCTACAAATGATATTGGTTTAGTAAATATGGATGTCATTTTAGCGCCATTCCAAAAATTAATAAAAAAAATATTACCATCACAAAACTAA
- a CDS encoding DUF6952 family protein, producing MKLPVIKHLTQFIEENDEDYIIETIEVLEAMTEISSLKDEELDVIGELISNMYGALEVNKLVKSGTDKKEALNTFMKRVLGSIDK from the coding sequence ATGAAATTACCTGTAATTAAGCATTTGACACAATTTATAGAAGAAAATGATGAAGATTACATCATCGAAACTATAGAGGTTCTGGAAGCAATGACTGAAATTTCATCATTGAAAGATGAAGAATTAGATGTAATTGGTGAATTAATTTCAAACATGTACGGCGCATTAGAAGTAAATAAATTAGTAAAATCTGGAACCGATAAAAAAGAAGCTTTAAATACTTTCATGAAACGAGTTTTAGGTTCGATAGACAAATAA
- a CDS encoding DUF5675 family protein → MVIVLQRTYFPDGTNGKLECEGKFICYTIELPWMENQKRVSCIPEGKYLLKKRYSSRFQWHLEVVDVKNRSFILFHPANNAQKELNGCIAPVTKVSGPGLGLMSRKAYSKLKDLVYKALDSKENVSVIVQS, encoded by the coding sequence ATGGTCATCGTACTACAAAGAACTTATTTCCCTGACGGAACGAACGGAAAACTCGAATGTGAAGGTAAATTCATTTGCTATACAATTGAGTTACCTTGGATGGAAAACCAGAAAAGGGTTTCCTGCATTCCGGAAGGGAAATATTTATTAAAAAAGCGGTACAGTAGCAGATTTCAATGGCATTTAGAAGTGGTTGACGTGAAAAACAGAAGCTTTATTTTGTTTCATCCTGCCAATAATGCACAGAAAGAATTGAATGGTTGTATTGCTCCAGTAACGAAAGTTTCCGGACCTGGTTTAGGTCTAATGTCTAGAAAAGCTTATTCCAAATTAAAAGACTTGGTATATAAGGCTTTGGACAGCAAAGAAAATGTTTCGGTAATTGTTCAATCTTAA
- a CDS encoding diacylglycerol kinase, whose protein sequence is MEFQKDNTFVSGRMKSMTYAVQGAKKLITTEHSIMVQFSLGILMTIAGFYIGITKAEWIFQTFAIGLVMSVEGLNTAVEKIADFIHPNYHEKIGFIKDIAAGAVFFAAMTAIAVGLIIYVPYFL, encoded by the coding sequence ATGGAATTTCAGAAAGACAATACCTTCGTTTCCGGACGAATGAAAAGCATGACTTATGCCGTTCAGGGAGCTAAAAAATTAATTACAACTGAACACAGTATAATGGTTCAATTTTCGTTAGGAATTTTGATGACTATTGCTGGTTTCTATATTGGAATTACTAAAGCAGAATGGATTTTTCAGACTTTTGCCATTGGTTTGGTTATGAGTGTGGAAGGTTTAAATACTGCCGTTGAGAAAATAGCTGATTTCATACATCCTAATTATCACGAAAAAATTGGATTCATAAAAGACATTGCTGCAGGAGCAGTATTTTTTGCAGCAATGACAGCAATAGCAGTTGGTTTAATAATATACGTACCATATTTTTTATAG
- the tpx gene encoding thiol peroxidase yields the protein MASITLGGNPIHTSGELPTVGTKMADFKLINNDLSVVSLSDFAGKKLVLNIFPSIDTGTCATSVRKFNETAANLANTKVLCISRDLPFAQKRFCGAEGLENVINLSDFQTGAFGKTNGLEITEGPLAGLHSRAIIVLDENGTVTHTEQVGEIANEPNYEAALAVL from the coding sequence ATGGCTTCAATTACATTAGGAGGAAATCCAATTCATACTTCAGGAGAATTACCAACAGTAGGTACTAAAATGGCTGATTTTAAATTAATCAACAATGATCTTTCAGTAGTTTCACTAAGTGATTTTGCTGGTAAGAAATTAGTTTTGAATATTTTCCCAAGTATTGACACAGGAACTTGTGCAACTTCAGTTAGAAAATTCAATGAAACTGCTGCTAACTTAGCTAATACAAAAGTATTGTGCATTTCAAGAGATTTACCTTTTGCTCAAAAACGTTTTTGTGGCGCTGAAGGATTAGAAAATGTAATTAATTTATCTGATTTTCAAACGGGTGCTTTTGGTAAAACTAATGGTTTAGAAATTACTGAAGGACCTTTGGCTGGATTACACTCTAGAGCGATTATAGTTCTTGACGAAAACGGAACAGTTACGCACACAGAGCAAGTGGGCGAAATTGCTAATGAACCTAATTATGAAGCTGCTTTAGCTGTACTATAA